A single genomic interval of Saccharospirillum mangrovi harbors:
- the neuB gene encoding N-acetylneuraminate synthase, with protein MFNDRSAVYVIAEAGVNHNGDRQRAFELVEVAAAAGADAVKFQTFDAKRLAAASAPKAAYQQQTTDAAESQLAMLSALELPLEWHAPLQAHAHSLGIEFLSTAFDLDSLAFLQTLNLPFYKIPSGELTNGPLLWAFAATGKPLLMSTGMATLSEVEQGLAVVCHARNYPQPPASMQAVWQSWSDAAQRQAVTKQLCLLHCTSQYPTPWPEVNLRAMDTLAAAFGLPVGYSDHSNGNLIPVAAVARGAAVLEKHFTLDRNLPGPDHQASLEPDELTRMVAEIRALEQALGDGIKAPQPSEWDTRQAARQRLIAARPIARGETFSADNMTTARAHEGELAMAYWDRLGQTATRDYQAGEPL; from the coding sequence ATGTTTAACGACCGTTCCGCTGTGTACGTGATTGCCGAAGCCGGTGTGAACCACAACGGCGATCGCCAGCGCGCCTTTGAATTGGTGGAAGTGGCGGCCGCAGCCGGTGCCGACGCCGTTAAATTCCAGACCTTCGACGCCAAGCGGTTAGCGGCAGCCAGCGCACCCAAGGCGGCGTATCAGCAACAGACCACCGACGCGGCCGAATCGCAGCTGGCGATGTTGTCGGCGCTGGAATTGCCGCTGGAATGGCACGCGCCCCTGCAAGCGCACGCGCACAGCCTGGGCATCGAATTTCTATCGACTGCGTTCGATCTGGACAGCCTGGCCTTTCTGCAAACGCTGAATCTGCCGTTTTACAAAATCCCCTCCGGTGAACTCACCAACGGCCCCTTGCTGTGGGCCTTTGCCGCCACCGGCAAGCCGCTGCTGATGTCGACCGGCATGGCAACGTTGAGCGAAGTGGAGCAGGGGCTGGCGGTGGTGTGCCACGCGCGTAATTACCCGCAGCCGCCGGCGTCGATGCAGGCGGTGTGGCAAAGCTGGAGCGATGCGGCACAGCGACAGGCGGTGACCAAACAATTGTGTTTGCTGCACTGCACCTCGCAATACCCGACACCCTGGCCGGAGGTGAACCTGCGCGCCATGGATACCCTGGCTGCCGCCTTTGGCCTGCCGGTCGGTTATTCCGATCACAGTAACGGCAATTTGATTCCGGTGGCCGCGGTGGCGCGCGGCGCGGCGGTGCTGGAAAAACACTTCACGCTGGATCGCAACCTGCCCGGGCCGGACCACCAAGCCTCGCTGGAACCCGATGAGCTGACCCGGATGGTGGCCGAGATTCGCGCGCTCGAACAAGCGCTGGGTGATGGCATCAAAGCGCCACAGCCGAGTGAATGGGACACCCGCCAGGCCGCGCGACAACGGCTGATTGCCGCTCGTCCCATTGCCCGGGGTGAAACCTTTAGCGCCGACAACATGACCACAGCCCGCGCCCACGAAGGCGAACTGGCGATGGCGTACTGGGACCGGCTCGGCCAGACCGCCACGCGTGACTATCAGGCCGGTGAACCGTTGTGA